One stretch of Molothrus aeneus isolate 106 chromosome 2, BPBGC_Maene_1.0, whole genome shotgun sequence DNA includes these proteins:
- the SHISA2 gene encoding protein shisa-2 homolog: MRGWLLLAALGWLLPAGAAASGEYCHGWLDGQGGWRDGFQCPERFDGGDATICCGSCALRYCCSSAEARLDQGACDNDRRQGGGEPGRPGKDGPDGAAVPIYVPFLIVGSVFVAFIILGSLVAACCCRCLRPKQEPQQSRAPAGTRLMETIPMIPSASTSRGSSSRQSSTAASSSSSANSGARAPPTRSQTNCCLPEGTMNNVYVNMPTNFSVLNCQQATQIVPHQGQYLHPQYVGYAMQHDPMPLTPVPPFLDGLQSGYRQIQSPFPHTNSEQKMYPAVTV, from the exons ATGcggggctggctgctgctggcggcgctgggctggctgctgccggCGGGGGCCGCGGCCAGCGGCGAGTACTGCCACGGCTGGCTGGACGGGCAGGGCGGCTGGCGGGACGGCTTCCAGTGCCCCGAGCGCTTCGACGGCGGCGACGCCACCATCTGCTGCGGCAGCTGCGCGCTCCGGtactgctgctccagcgccgAGGCGCGCCTCGACCAGGGCGCCTGCGACAACGACCGGCGGCAGGGCGGCGGCGAGCCGGGCCGCCCCGGCAAGGACGGCCCCGACGGCGCGGCAG tgcccatctACGTGCCGTTCCTTATTGTGGGATCTGTATTTGTCGCCTTCATCATCCTGGGGTCACTGGTGGCAGcttgctgctgcaggtgcctgcGGCCCAagcaggagccccagcagagccgagCCCCTGCGGGCACCCGCCTGATGGAGACGATCCCCATGATCCCAAGTGCCAGCACCTCCCGGGGCTCCTCCTCCCGCCAGTCGAGCAcggctgccagctccagctccagcgcCAACTCGGGGGCCAGAGCTCCACCGACGAGGTCCCAGACCAACTGCTGCCTGCCAGAAGGGACCATGAATAATGTCTACGTCAACATGCCCACGAACTTCTCGGTGCTGAACTGCCAGCAGGCCACGCAGATCGTGCCGCACCAGGGCCAGTACCTGCACCCGCAGTACGTGGGCTACGCCATGCAGCACGACCCCATGCCGCTGACCCCGGTACCCCCCTTCCTGGATGGCCTGCAGAGCGGCTACAGGCAGATCCAGTCTCCCTTCCCACACACCAACAGCGAGCAGAAGATGTACCCGGCTGTGACTGTGTAG